A stretch of Vicinamibacterales bacterium DNA encodes these proteins:
- a CDS encoding PLP-dependent aminotransferase family protein: MIDYEHFLSRAALRSQGSAIRKMGVMATRVPDMISFAPGYPDPTVYAWDAFREIAAELLTGTDPSVLQYGPTRGHKALIEAASEILATRGIKATVEELLVTTGSQQGIDLIGRVLLDPGDVVLVELPAYTGAISAFMNTGAKLVGVRQEADGIDLGDLERVVERERATGRAVRALYLVPNFQNPTGLLLSLEKRKRLLEWADRADMLIIEDDPYGALYFEDTSTAEDTRPIKADDDEGRVIYLSSFSKTLAPGFRVAWMVAPAPIAAKLELFKQTQDLMPPALDQHIIYEAYRRGVLMGRLPMLRQFYQDKRTLMQQQLREHLGSLITWPEPKGGFFLWASLPAHCSTDDMLPRAIEQRVIYVTGSAFFVDHGGANLMRLSFSLPSKEKIVEGVQRLTRVVTEELAGH; encoded by the coding sequence ATGATTGACTACGAACACTTCTTATCCCGAGCTGCCCTCCGTTCACAGGGTTCGGCGATCCGCAAGATGGGCGTCATGGCCACCCGCGTGCCTGACATGATCTCATTCGCCCCGGGGTACCCCGACCCGACGGTCTACGCGTGGGACGCGTTCCGGGAGATTGCCGCCGAGTTGCTGACGGGGACGGATCCGTCCGTCCTGCAGTACGGTCCAACCCGTGGGCACAAAGCACTGATCGAGGCGGCCAGCGAGATCCTGGCCACGCGCGGAATCAAGGCGACGGTCGAGGAGTTGCTGGTCACCACGGGATCGCAGCAGGGCATCGACCTCATCGGCCGTGTGCTGCTGGATCCCGGCGACGTCGTGCTCGTGGAATTGCCCGCGTACACCGGCGCGATCAGCGCGTTCATGAACACGGGCGCGAAGCTCGTCGGCGTCCGCCAGGAGGCCGACGGCATCGACCTCGGCGACCTCGAACGCGTCGTGGAGCGCGAGCGCGCGACTGGCCGTGCGGTTCGGGCGCTGTACCTGGTTCCCAACTTCCAGAATCCAACCGGGCTGTTGCTGTCTCTCGAGAAGCGGAAAAGGCTGCTGGAGTGGGCGGACCGGGCCGACATGCTCATCATCGAGGACGACCCGTACGGTGCGCTCTACTTCGAGGACACGTCGACTGCCGAGGACACGCGCCCAATCAAGGCCGACGATGACGAGGGGCGGGTGATCTACTTGAGCAGTTTCTCGAAGACGCTGGCACCGGGATTCCGCGTCGCATGGATGGTGGCGCCCGCACCGATTGCCGCCAAGCTCGAGCTGTTCAAGCAGACGCAAGACCTGATGCCGCCGGCGCTCGACCAGCACATCATCTACGAGGCCTACCGACGCGGCGTGTTGATGGGACGGCTCCCGATGCTGCGGCAGTTCTACCAGGACAAGCGTACGCTCATGCAGCAGCAGCTTCGGGAACACCTGGGCAGCCTCATCACCTGGCCTGAACCCAAGGGCGGCTTCTTCCTCTGGGCGTCACTGCCCGCGCACTGCAGCACCGACGACATGCTGCCGCGCGCGATCGAGCAGCGCGTCATCTACGTGACGGGCAGCGCGTTCTTCGTGGACCACGGCGGCGCGAACCTGATGCGGCTGTCGTTCTCGCTGCCGTCGAAAGAGAAGATCGTCGAGGGCGTGCAGCGCCTCACGCGGGTGGTGACCGAGGAACTCGCGGGCCACTAG
- a CDS encoding PQQ-binding-like beta-propeller repeat protein, whose translation MKLLRYVEPRSTTLMFLLAVACLAVSAPASAQARRPTPPRPVDRKKEARKVPPLHMTLDWSATLSAPPAGGMASDDTHAFVPLRTGELAAVSLTDGRILWTAPAKAAAPLATGEGHVFLAAQNRLQALAIDTGKPTWDIAAPGLVTAPLVWQNGWLLASNEAGDLVMFRAATGELLWRRPMGAPIRVRPVLADDHVYCLLEDGRALALALATGNVVWDAKLPANGTMLHVIGDRLFVGGGDRYFYCLDALKGNRKWRWRTGGAIVGTVAADQDNVYFVSLDNVLRALNRAHGDQRWKASLPTRPTAGPFLHAGLLLVAGRAPALTAYQLVDGSPAGSVELAGEPAGPPHFVPMPDSQSARIVLVTGEGEIQMLVPGPAPIVPKPILGLPMYLALPAWTAAE comes from the coding sequence GTGAAGTTGCTGCGATACGTCGAACCCCGTTCCACGACCCTGATGTTCCTTCTCGCGGTCGCGTGTCTCGCGGTCAGCGCGCCCGCTTCGGCTCAGGCCCGCCGGCCGACGCCGCCGCGCCCGGTCGACAGGAAGAAGGAGGCCAGGAAGGTTCCGCCCCTGCACATGACCCTCGATTGGAGCGCGACGCTTTCCGCTCCGCCCGCTGGTGGCATGGCGTCCGACGACACGCATGCGTTCGTGCCGCTCCGCACCGGTGAACTCGCAGCCGTCTCCCTGACCGACGGCAGGATCCTCTGGACGGCGCCGGCGAAAGCGGCCGCCCCGCTGGCAACGGGCGAGGGGCACGTGTTCCTCGCCGCTCAGAACCGGCTCCAGGCACTTGCCATCGACACCGGCAAGCCCACGTGGGACATCGCGGCTCCGGGCCTGGTCACCGCGCCGCTCGTCTGGCAGAACGGCTGGCTCCTTGCTTCGAACGAGGCCGGGGACCTCGTCATGTTCCGCGCCGCCACCGGCGAACTGCTGTGGCGCCGCCCGATGGGCGCCCCCATCCGTGTCCGTCCTGTTCTTGCCGACGACCACGTCTACTGCCTGCTCGAGGATGGCCGGGCGCTGGCGCTCGCGCTCGCCACCGGGAACGTAGTGTGGGACGCGAAGCTCCCCGCGAACGGGACGATGCTCCACGTGATCGGGGATCGTCTGTTCGTGGGTGGCGGAGACCGCTACTTCTACTGCCTCGATGCGCTGAAGGGAAACCGAAAGTGGCGGTGGCGAACCGGCGGGGCCATCGTCGGCACCGTGGCGGCCGACCAGGACAACGTCTATTTCGTGTCGCTCGACAACGTGCTGCGGGCGCTCAACCGGGCGCATGGCGATCAGCGCTGGAAGGCGTCGCTGCCGACGCGCCCGACCGCCGGCCCGTTCCTCCACGCGGGCCTGCTGCTCGTCGCGGGCCGGGCGCCGGCGCTCACGGCTTATCAGTTGGTGGACGGCAGCCCGGCCGGAAGCGTCGAACTGGCCGGCGAACCCGCGGGGCCTCCCCACTTCGTGCCGATGCCGGACTCGCAGTCCGCCCGTATCGTGCTCGTGACCGGTGAGGGCGAAATCCAGATGCTCGTGCCCGGCCCGGCTCCGATTGTCCCGAAGCCAATCCTCGGCCTGCCGATGTACCTGGCCTTGCCCGCGTGGACCGCCGCCGAGTAG
- a CDS encoding DNA polymerase III subunit alpha: MAHPDFIHLHLHTEYSLLDGACRVDELLDKAARQKIPALAVTEHGNMFSSVVFHDKARQKGIKPILGCETYVATSSRFTKTGAIGESNNHLVLLAENQEGYRNLIKLVSAAYTEGFYYRPRIDKELLAQHSRGLIGLSSCLKGEIPVHLRTEHEQRAIEAASTYRDILGPGNFFLEMQYQGIDAQRVVNDGLQRVAKALDLPLVCTNDVHYLHKEDFKAHDILLCIGTGKTVNDVERMRYHGDQFYLKTPEEMAEVFGDLPEAMANTVRIAERCNVDLGKTVHQLPEFDVPAPYSLDEYFECMVWEGFARRMARIEALQASGQLRHTIEEYRDRVAYEIAMIKRMKYAGYFLIVWDFIRYAREQGIPVGPGRGSAAGSVVAYCLNITDVDPLHFDLIFERFLNPERVSLPDIDIDFCERRRGEVIEYVTRKYGRANVAQIITFGTMKAKAVVRDVGRALDISYADVDKVAKQIPFSLDMTLDKALVENPALKDLEASDPRVGELLEVARRLEGMTRHASVHAAGVVIAPKPITEFAPLYKGARDEITTQWSMKEIERIGLLKMDFLGLSTLTLLDDAVAEIKRTTGDELDLAALPLDDAKTYQLFSDGQTLGVFQFESSGMREILRKAKPQRFEDLIALNALYRPGPLRGGMVDDFIGRKHGRIEIKYELPQLEPILRDTYGVIAYQEQVMRIANEVAGFTLGEADLLRKAMGKKSIDVMQAQRQKFLDGAKARHVDAKKAGDLFDLMEAFAGYGFNKSHSTTYALVAYQTGYLKANYPAHFMAALLTIESQNAAKLAMYLGECRELGVAVLPPDINSSELAFTVTPEGVRFGLGAVKNVGEGAVVAMLEVRRRESRIRSLYQLCEQLDSRQVNRRVIESLIKGGAMDSLARSSPGGADLPIASLRARLFAAVEKALDYGNRTRRDRDQGQAQLFGGFDEPSDGGTTGELDLPDAPPWTEALQLAGEKEALGLYWSGHPIERYAIELRAVGARTLAELAGDETENADGPAGPRSFEVVIGGIIGSVRSLKTRKGDRMAAFALDDPHGTIEVVAFPETFAKSAPLIQTDSMVLVKGRYERDEESSRLLASEIVSIDTVRERAAKLVAVRLRMPPHDRTTIEALLDVLGRHKGDRRVTLEVELRGGARPLRVRADVGGPLRVKPSAQLVAEVERICGEGAVTLR, encoded by the coding sequence GTGGCGCATCCTGACTTCATTCACCTTCATCTCCACACGGAGTACTCGTTGCTCGACGGCGCGTGCCGAGTGGACGAGTTGTTGGACAAGGCGGCTCGACAGAAGATCCCGGCGCTCGCCGTGACCGAGCACGGGAACATGTTCTCGTCGGTCGTCTTCCACGACAAGGCCCGCCAGAAGGGGATCAAGCCGATCCTCGGGTGCGAGACGTACGTCGCGACCAGCAGTCGTTTCACCAAGACCGGCGCGATCGGCGAGAGCAACAACCACCTGGTTCTGCTCGCGGAGAACCAGGAAGGCTACCGAAATCTGATCAAGCTGGTGTCCGCGGCCTACACCGAAGGCTTCTACTACCGGCCCAGGATCGACAAGGAGTTGCTCGCGCAGCACTCGCGTGGCTTGATCGGCCTGAGTAGCTGCCTCAAAGGGGAGATTCCCGTCCACCTGCGCACCGAACACGAGCAGCGGGCGATCGAGGCGGCGTCCACGTATCGCGACATCCTGGGACCAGGGAACTTCTTCCTCGAGATGCAGTATCAGGGCATCGACGCCCAGCGGGTCGTCAATGACGGCTTGCAGCGCGTGGCGAAGGCGCTCGACCTGCCGCTCGTGTGCACGAATGACGTGCACTACCTGCACAAGGAGGACTTCAAGGCGCACGACATCCTGCTCTGCATCGGCACCGGCAAGACGGTGAACGATGTCGAGCGGATGCGCTATCACGGCGATCAGTTCTACCTGAAGACGCCGGAGGAGATGGCGGAGGTCTTCGGCGATCTCCCGGAGGCGATGGCCAACACGGTCCGGATTGCCGAGCGGTGCAACGTCGATCTGGGCAAGACCGTGCACCAGTTGCCGGAGTTCGACGTGCCGGCGCCGTACTCGCTCGACGAGTACTTCGAGTGCATGGTCTGGGAGGGATTCGCCCGCCGGATGGCGCGGATCGAGGCGCTCCAGGCGAGCGGCCAGTTGCGGCACACGATCGAGGAGTACCGGGATCGCGTCGCGTACGAAATCGCGATGATCAAGCGGATGAAGTACGCGGGCTACTTCCTGATCGTGTGGGACTTCATCCGCTACGCCCGCGAACAGGGGATTCCGGTCGGGCCGGGGCGCGGGTCGGCGGCCGGCAGCGTGGTGGCGTACTGCCTCAACATCACCGATGTCGATCCGTTGCACTTCGACCTGATCTTCGAGCGCTTCCTCAACCCCGAGCGCGTGTCGCTGCCGGATATCGACATCGACTTCTGCGAGCGCCGGCGGGGCGAGGTAATCGAGTACGTGACCCGCAAGTACGGCCGCGCCAACGTCGCCCAGATCATCACGTTCGGGACGATGAAGGCGAAGGCCGTCGTGCGCGACGTGGGGCGCGCGCTCGATATCTCGTACGCAGACGTCGACAAGGTCGCGAAGCAGATCCCGTTCTCGCTCGACATGACGCTCGACAAGGCGCTCGTCGAGAACCCTGCGCTGAAGGACCTCGAAGCCAGCGATCCGCGCGTCGGGGAACTGCTCGAGGTCGCCAGGCGCCTCGAAGGGATGACTCGCCACGCCTCGGTCCACGCGGCGGGCGTCGTCATTGCGCCCAAGCCGATCACCGAGTTCGCCCCGCTGTACAAAGGGGCTCGCGACGAGATCACCACGCAGTGGAGCATGAAGGAGATCGAACGGATCGGCCTCCTCAAGATGGACTTTCTCGGCCTGAGCACGCTGACGCTGCTCGATGATGCGGTGGCCGAGATCAAGCGGACGACCGGAGACGAACTCGACCTGGCGGCGCTGCCGCTCGATGACGCGAAGACCTACCAGTTGTTCTCCGACGGACAGACGCTGGGCGTCTTCCAGTTCGAGAGCTCGGGGATGCGGGAGATTCTCCGCAAGGCGAAGCCCCAGCGGTTCGAGGATCTGATCGCCTTGAACGCGCTCTATCGCCCCGGACCGCTGCGCGGCGGCATGGTGGACGACTTCATCGGCCGCAAGCACGGTCGGATCGAGATCAAGTACGAACTGCCCCAGCTCGAACCGATCCTCCGCGACACCTACGGCGTCATCGCCTACCAGGAACAGGTCATGCGGATCGCCAACGAAGTGGCCGGCTTCACGCTCGGCGAGGCCGACCTGCTGCGCAAGGCGATGGGGAAGAAGAGCATCGACGTCATGCAGGCGCAGCGCCAGAAGTTCCTCGATGGCGCGAAGGCGCGCCACGTGGACGCGAAGAAGGCCGGCGACCTGTTCGACTTGATGGAGGCGTTCGCCGGCTACGGTTTCAACAAGTCGCATTCGACGACGTACGCGCTCGTGGCCTACCAGACCGGATATCTGAAGGCGAACTACCCGGCGCACTTCATGGCGGCGCTCCTCACGATCGAATCGCAGAACGCCGCCAAGCTCGCGATGTACCTCGGCGAATGCCGGGAGCTGGGCGTGGCCGTGCTGCCGCCCGACATCAACAGCAGCGAGCTGGCGTTCACGGTGACGCCGGAGGGTGTCCGCTTCGGCCTGGGCGCCGTCAAGAACGTCGGGGAAGGCGCCGTGGTGGCCATGCTCGAGGTTCGAAGGCGCGAGAGCCGCATCCGGTCGCTGTATCAGCTGTGTGAACAGCTCGATTCGCGCCAGGTGAACCGCCGTGTCATTGAGAGCCTCATCAAGGGCGGCGCCATGGATTCGCTGGCGCGGTCGTCTCCCGGCGGCGCGGACCTGCCGATTGCCTCGCTCCGCGCGCGCCTGTTCGCCGCGGTGGAGAAGGCGCTCGACTACGGGAATCGGACGAGGCGTGACCGCGACCAGGGGCAGGCGCAGCTGTTCGGAGGTTTCGACGAGCCATCGGATGGCGGGACAACGGGGGAGCTGGACCTGCCCGATGCACCGCCGTGGACCGAAGCGTTGCAGTTGGCAGGGGAGAAGGAAGCCCTGGGCCTCTACTGGAGCGGCCACCCGATCGAGCGCTACGCCATCGAGTTGCGGGCGGTTGGCGCGCGGACGCTGGCCGAGCTCGCCGGCGACGAGACCGAGAATGCCGACGGTCCTGCGGGCCCGCGGTCGTTCGAGGTCGTCATCGGCGGCATCATCGGCAGCGTGCGCTCGCTGAAGACGCGCAAGGGCGACCGGATGGCCGCCTTCGCGCTCGACGATCCGCACGGCACGATCGAAGTCGTCGCGTTCCCGGAAACGTTCGCGAAGTCGGCGCCGCTCATCCAGACCGACAGCATGGTCCTCGTGAAGGGGCGCTACGAACGGGACGAAGAGAGCAGTCGCCTCCTGGCCAGCGAGATCGTGAGCATCGACACCGTGCGCGAACGCGCGGCGAAGCTCGTGGCCGTTCGCCTGCGAATGCCGCCGCACGATCGCACGACGATCGAGGCGCTTCTCGACGTTCTCGGCCGGCACAAGGGTGACCGGCGCGTCACCCTCGAGGTCGAACTGAGGGGCGGCGCCAGGCCGTTGCGCGTCCGTGCAGACGTCGGTGGCCCGTTGCGCGTCAAGCCGTCTGCGCAGTTGGTGGCCGAGGTGGAACGGATCTGTGGCGAAGGCGCCGTGACCCTGCGCTGA